The Lasioglossum baleicum chromosome 7, iyLasBale1, whole genome shotgun sequence genomic sequence CTCGGACCACCTGACCTTCGGATGCCATCCGAAGCTGCAGCCTTCCGCGTCGGACAGGTCCTCGATCGGTCCGGAATCGATCCTACGGTCACCTTCTCCCAAAGCGACGCTATACCGGACTCGGCAGTGATGATGGATGCCGGAGTATCTCATCAGATAGACGCTGATGTGGCTCTGGTACCCTTCCGCTCTGGTAGCCGCATCCTTATTCCCGTGCGGGTAGACCACCAGGTTCCAGTCGAACCCGTCGAACGCGAAATAATCGGTCTCGAGTTTGAACGACTTGGTCTTGTCGGCGATGTTAAGTTCGGTCATGTAGACAGTCCTCACGTTCGATATCGCCAGCTCTAGCTGGAACTCGCCGTTCGTGTCGACGAAGTTCCGGTTGTAGAGGTCCGTCACCGAGATGTAGTTCCGCTTGCCCTGGGCCGACGCCTCGCACGTGAACTTGACCCGCTTGCCCGAGAAGCCTTCGTTCATCGAGAAGTGCTGCCGGTTCAGCAGGGTGAACGTGAAGTCCACGTACACCCGCAGGTTCCTCGAGGCACTTCGCCACACCAAGTACGCGCCCAGCATCTTCGCAATGCAGAAAACAAGCATGCCTTTAGCTCACAGTTGGTAAACTTGCTTCTGAGGGACTTGGAGGTCAATGTGCAACAATACTGTAATGTCtcaatacaaaaatttgttatttgagCTCGTAATGAAAGTCTAAAATGTGCATCTTGtagatcggttcggataatcgaggtacACTCGTTCTCGTAAATTAAACAGGCAATTATACTGCGCGAATTGTGTAATGTttagactcattttaatcagaaaaatgtcacgaatgttCTAGTgaaaattctattaaaaaaatctcgaagaaaataattttgttgcaCGTTTTATAATAGCCAATTCATAAATATTTGACAAATATTGTGCACATCTCTAACATATATTGAGACATTAATGTAGCGTTGTTGTAATCAATTTTGTAAGATTGAGATTATGTATTTGGAACGTTAATTTTATTGGCAGGACCGAGTCCAACGTCAGCGATTTTATTTCGGACGGCAACCGGCCACGCACAGTTGCTATTCTCGATGGCAGATTATCATTGGCGGGTTCATTAATTCCCCGATATGACCGTTGTTCAATTACCGAGTTAATCGCTGCATATTTCACTGTGTGGGCCGGGCCGTGCCGAGCCGTGTTCCTGCATCTGTATTTACAAAAGCAGTCGGTAGTCGTTAATTGAATTTCAACCGTGTCACGGACGACTGACTCTCCGatgctttccatatttattaCAGTCTAATGAACACCTCCTTCCACTGGAATTATCGTTTCTCAGGTACGAGGAAAATGTAAAGAGCCATCCAACtttattgtacagggtgtcccgaaaatgttGTACTCCCTTGAAAGAGCTGATTCCTGAAGTAACTTTCAGAATCACCtctttcaaggaaatacaacatttttaggacatcctgtataaaagaaacaatttttatttctgtcTTATATTCTGCAAATAATGAACCCAGAAGAAATTATTAACCTCGAGATTAATGTGATGCCTTCAAGTATCCTGAATTGTTCAAACAAATATGAATATGCAAAACTAAGTTATCAATAATGTTTGAAGCTGACAATAAGTTTACTTTTTGTTTCACGCTTATCAGGTTCTTTTAAGCTGTATAAGGAAACAAGTTGTTTCAATTTTTGTCATTCAGTGGTATTACGGCTAGCTGAGAAGAGTTTCAGCGATGGGGACGGAGTGAATCGGGTTCGAGGATGTCTCAGATCACCTTGTTGCCCTGCGAGAACTTGACGGACCATCGTTGGAAGCCGCAGACGAGCTCCTTGCTGGTGACGTCTCTTGTGGGGTCACGTATCACGGTCCTGGTGACGATGAACGAGAAGACCCGCGTGCCATTGTTGTCAGGCAGCTGCGCGAATCTGTTTAGCAGAGCCATCACCGCATCTCGAGGGCACAGCTAGATCAATGGTCCACGATCGCTCGACTATGCTCTATATTAAATCCCCCTACGGCCGCTGCACTGGCCAGAATCTCTGAAACAGAAACGAAATTCCGCCATGTATTCGTATTATCCGGCCCCAGCCATTGTCCGATGTCCCTCGCGAGCTATTAACCCATTCTCTCCGCTTTATAATATATCGTTTTTGCCTGTAGCCGTTTTACAGCGCGGTTTTATGCAACCACAGAGCCGCTTGCAGTCGCAGAAAACAAGGGAACGAATGTAAAATAGGGGAAACGGCGGAAATAGAGTTGTACGAAGTTGCTGGGTTAGTGGCGTGTCTGTTTTTGAATTTTCAGCGTTTCCATGCGAGGCCGGTTCTAATTGCTTATTCGCTGTTGCACTGCTGTCGCTAAAGCATCATTCATTTCCTCCTGGAGAACGTTGTTTTATATCGCTTTCAGAAATTGATCATGTAAAACAAAAACGCAGCTGTTCAAAGATTCCGTAAAACCTTTCATGTCGTTCTCTCTGCAAAATGTTATAAAATGCATTTCCTTAAAATGtattatacaattatatatGAATCGCCACTCATTAATTTAAAGCAAAAGCAGAAACGAAACACGAAGGATTAACTCGGGATCTCTTGCGCAACTGTTTCCGAGGAGCGTTCAAGGGTTAAAGGACTCGCGCTTTGCTAATGGTTCAGAAAGTCGAAAGATCCCTGGATCCCAGGAATAGTAATTTCGCGGTACCGTTAACAAAAAGTTTCGAGAGCTGTTTCGACAGCCAGGGGAAGAACTTTGGCAGCCGCAAAATCGCCTCGGTCGTTCCAATATAATCCTTCCCCCGGTGCGTGACAATTAATGCCACAAGGAGCTTTACGTGCGCGACAGTATTTCAGAGCCGAAAGCGGATTACGATCGGCCTGTTGGATCTCGAGGCGAGGCAAGGCTCAAAGAACACCGAGCGGAAGCACGCTCTTCTTCCCCTAAATactttgccaatattgtactctGGATCTTGCGAAACACTAATTGACTATGGCAGAAGCGAACTCACGCCGCGTTCCGTGACGCGAGTTACCATTTAAGGGAAGCGTTCTCAGCTGTATCGCGACATTCCTGCGAATTTGTCCAGTTAGGGGGATCGCCTTGTCGACCTAATGAACTATCAGACGTTTATGCAGTTCTGCAAACATCACTGCGAGCCAGCTTATGGTTCTGTTTGGTCCATGTTGCTCGTATCTAGATTTGAACCCATTGCGTGGCATATTCGCTGTTTGCTTCTGTAGACTGTGTTGATGTTGTTAGTCTTATGGAACTGTACCATTAGCAGCACAAGTTAATTCTTGAACCTCATAGTCATTGAAACTTTGTTTTAAATATATAGAAGGTCACTTCAAGATCATTTATCACTTCTTAactgacttcgaaaaaggaggaggttactcaattcgatctgtatgtgccttcttttcgcttttttctatgtatgttcaccgattacgccgagatggtacgcttttgcatcttgtagagtatgtccccggggtggtcccgtgaaaacaaattttgcattttttcattctttgcggtttttattgcaaataaccaataagaccgaaaaaccattctACGGTGttatacaaattctgctcgttccactaaaaagtgaaaacaaaaaaattttataaaaaaaaaattaaaccgacttcgaaaaaacgcactaaaaagtatgaaataatttccatttaatttatgtgaatacacacgaacttaaatacaatacaatcttttcggaggcggcgcaaaattgaaaatttccgacactggaaattacgaaaatccttcaattcttctatatgctttcacatattaatgtatcttctcttcccacctaccgatgtccaagttcaccatattctTTTCCCATTTTATCTTCTCTCTTAAGAATTCATTATTTGTTTAAATGAAACGATAGAGTTAGTTAGTTTAGTTTATTTTTAGCCTCAATGGCCTGGAAAAGGACTCGGTTATTAATTCTAATTATCgtggataattttttaaatttaaattattagatTCGCTTATatataattgaaaatgatataattatattattaaagttAATCAGTTCTGCAACAGTCCACAAAACCATCATCGAATGAAATGTCGTCTGCATTGATACCAGCAACTTCAGGTCAGTGAACGCATCGGAAGTGCATCGTTGTCAGTCAAGAAGTCAGCCGAGGATTGCAGAAGAGCAAAGTTCGTTTCGGTGTCGATCAAAGCGAAAAGGGGGCGTCAGTTTCGGTAAAGATGTGAATATAAAGGAATCCCGTTTCCGGACACCACCGTGCAAAATTCATGAGTGTAAGGGAGCCACTGAACTCCTTCGGGGTGTCTATCGACCTCCTGAATTATAGATCGAACCGCGTACCAAGTTAAGCGTCCCTGGGTATCGGACACCGTTGCGAATTCTTGCAGACTTTACGAGGAAGTTCGCTCATCCTTCAGACACTGATCGGGCCGGAGACAATGGCGACCTCAAAGGACGTGGTGCCCATATTCTTCAGGGACGGCATCACATATCGGGAATGGGGATATTATTTGGCTAGACTGAATAAGTATAATCTATCCGAGTATTATTTCGCGAAGGCGATTCAGCAGGGACAGGACAAGGACCTCAGGACATATCTAGGCCTTTGTAGGACCCAGGTCAATTATGCTAGGTACATCAGAGCTACGGCGACTACGAAGCAATGCATCAAAATCGGTAGGCTATATTCTTTGCACTTCGGAATGTGTCCATAGTATTGATAGATGTCTACTCAAGAATTTACTTTTCAGATCCGACCTATTCTCACGTGAAGCAAATGCAGTTGGCGACCCTGTTCCAAGTCGGCGAGTTCGAGTTCAGCATGGTGCATGCTTATCAGGGCTATAAGAAGCGTCAAACAAATGCGTTGAAGAGGGGCATCCTTCTAGGGACCCAGACCGTGGAGGACTGCGTGGGCAAGAACACCCATCCCAAGGCACTGTTGCTTCTTTCGCCGTGGATACGGGACCTTCAAAAACACCGGGAGATGATGATCGAGAAGCTGAAGGAGGAAGTGGACGAGCTGGCTGGTAAAAAGCCGGGAAAACTGCAGCTGACTCTCAAAATTAGATCTTGGTCAGGGGGTTGGGGGATGAATTAGGATTTTTTAGTTAGGTTTCTCAGACATTGTGAATGAATTCACTTTTTGTCGATTACCAATATGGCAAACTAACTAGTTGTATCAGATATACTGATACTGAAggggttaagggatgaaataggATAACAAAGAGGCTGACAGCATGGTGTGCAGCTAATTGAAAGTGGCAGTGGACCAAGGAAACACATTAGCTATTGATTTTCTAACTCTGTTTTCTAGATTAATTGATCTTGTGAAAGATGTAACCTTTCGCCGattttcattattaattataataacaaaCTAACAGTCTCTACACTCTAATGtagattttgttctaaattttGTAAAAGAGGCCAAAAACAAAGGGTGTCCAATCAATTGTGATAGCAACCAATAAGTTCTGTCACATATTTTAACAATGAAAAATTCCCATTTTTCTAGCGATCTCgctaaaaacaaaaattctagGTGTTTCGCCCTCCGAGATAGGTTTTGTTGAAATTTTCGTGGGTCATCGAAACGCGAAAGTCATCAAAAATGCATTAAACGAGCCCATTAGGTTGCTGCTACATTTTTTATGGCGTCCCGCAAGTCGCGGTGAACTAATTTCTAAGTCCATacttaattttctaatttaccGATTTTCATTTTCCGGCGAATCTGGCCCTCGAGGCTAACAAAGTTAGTTCCGTCACCGTTTGGAACTTCCTGTTCAGGCGGACTAATTGGACTGTAACTCGACGTCCCGGTTACGAGAACGACTTCCCCACGAAAAAGCTCGTTACAACTTAATGTTGTTCGTTACATGCTTTAATCTTCCGCAATCTGGCTGCAATCTGGTTCGCGTGTGTTATTAACAAATATTGTTCGCCGGATTTGCATAGCCGGTGGCTAATGAGGGCTTCCGAGAAACGCAAAAGGAGAATTAACTTGTTCTTTGGCGTTGAAGTTTTTAATACTTCGATGCTGCGAGCTTCACTGCTTCATAAATTCTTGGTACTTGTATTCTATCATTTCACAATGCTTGTCTAAGTTGAAGTTTGAAGTGTTTTGTAGCAACAAACCATCAGGTGTTTACAGACTTCGTTGCGTATGCTACCTTCATCTTTTTAGAATTAATTCGTCGAACAATAAGATCGGATAGGTTCCTTATGCATACTGctctaattttcattttttcatctTCACTGAATTTGACAAAACGGAAGTACTAACTCTTTCGGTATTTACAGACATAGACGAGGAACAAGCCAGGTTCAAGGTCGACGACCCCCAGCTTCAAGCAGAAGCGGAGATCAGAAAGCTGCAAAATTATATCACGAAATTGTATCTAGGCCGATTGGCCTGGGACAAGGACTTCTTGCAATATGTGTCGGATAAGCCAGAATTAGTAGACCATCCGAACAAGAGATCGGTCGGCCTGTTACTTTATCACGCGACGAACAATTATAAGAGGGCCATGAGTAGGTTGCATATCCTACGAATGCGTAGGCCGTTGTACACGTTCCTCTTCAGAAGAAGAGCTATTCCGAAAGGACACAAACAGATGCTTGaatcggagaaggcattgaggAAGAACCTTATTATCATTGAAGCAGACTTCTTGCTGCATCATCTTCACAAACTGAGGATAAGGAAAGATTATGTCACCTTTTTCCAGTGAGTCGATGGAGTAGTATCTTAAGTTTGTACTTGTTGAGTTGTTTGGTTTGAAAGTGGATCAGTGTTTGAGGGAGATGTTAATTGTAAGTGATAACTAGATGAGCTCATGAGTAGTCTATCTGGTTTCTATGGTTTTTATTCATCAGGGAAGATAGTGCATTCAAAAAGTTTTTGAGTTCAGGAAAAATAAGATTAAGTGAAAGTAATATTGTTCTGGATCGATTGCAAATCATCAACTAAGTACCTTCCATCGTCATCTTTTGCTGGGGGCTTTAGAAGAAGTCGTTCGAAACATTTATCTAGCAGTTTCAAGTTGCTTCGGATAAAATACTGATCACTCTCCACTGACGcgtcctaaaaaatacagtttcGTCAGTGCACTGTGTGCTTTTCAATGATCCATACGAAATTTCTGTCCCCCAGTATGGTCGATCGGGTGAAAGACAAGTTCGACGGTCATTCCCTGAAGATGTTCCCTTTGAAGGAGAAGTGTTTGGACGCTGTCTACAACATGGTCGCATGGGCGTACATCGATACCAGGGACTTAAGGCGGTTAAAAAGCAGGGAGCTGATAAAAACCTACGTGAAGCATCACTTGGGAATACGAGTAGCGGAATTGCCTCGCGACAGCGACATCGCCTGGGTCTGCCCGCATAGTGGCAAAGAGGCGCTTAGACTCTTTCGCAAGTAAGAGCCTGGACACCTATCTTTTTGGGAACTATTCGCGAGTCGATCGACCTGGCGCGGCGCTCGAAAAGTTCGAGCACACGGCTAAAGCGCTCCACCGGCGCTTTTTCTGTCGGATGAACTTTCGGGACGCAAAGCCTGAAGATATTTATGGTTTGCGAGAATATGACCGAAAACTGGGTCGGGATTTTTGACAGTCGTAATTCCACCGTTACGCTTTATCCCCTTCGTTTGCTCCGGATGAATTTTGTTAAAGCGAGGCTCCGCTTCCGGTAGGAGAATTCTCCGTTGAACAATCTTTAACCCTATACTTTTTGCTTTCTCAGGAGATTAGCAATGGCGTCGAAACCTTTGGAGCTCGCCTGGTTGTTCCATGAGCTCTGCAAGTTCTTCATCGACATCCGTCGCTTCGATTTAGCCAGATTCTACGCGAAAAAGGCCAAAGACATGGGAGAGGAAGCAGAAAGCGTGCAATGGGTCCTAAACGTTCAACACTTAATCCTCCGCATCGAGATCTCCCAAAATTACCGAAACGAAGCGAAAGAAGCTGCAGTGTTGGCACTAGGTAGTGCCAAGAAATTAGGCTTGGACTTCTTATGCGAATTTTATATGTGGATACTGGACATGATCGATGAGACTGACATGGACAAGATGATGATGGAACAGGATCCAATCGCCACGAGGCAGCAGTTGATCCTTGATTTAATGCCGGATGATATGAAACCTGATGTTGATTATCTATGGAGGAGTATGGACACTGTTCCTGCTCATCGGAGACTGTCAGTTATGCCTGGTTGCAAGCCTGTTGATAAGAAGTACAGGTTCCCTTGTAAACGGATTAGTATTATGCCGAGACCTTCGAAGGACCCTGAAAGGGAAGCTCGGGTAGCGTTCCTGGCTAAGTATGAGCTGGCGAAGGACAGACCGGGTTATATTGACTTCAATGAGTTTGATTGAGAGTCTTTATTGGCTTGTTAGAATTTTTCTGTTGTTGAGTTCGTCGATGGATTAATGAAGGAACCAGGCTGCTCAGATATACACAAGCTACGAAGAGATTAGGATACATTGTCCTCCAAGTATGTTGTAAAGGAGCTAAGAAAAATCTTCAGGTATAGCATAAGCTACTGAGAGACCAGGATACATTGACTTCAATGAATTAGGTCAATGAAAAGTAGCTCTGATGCAACACAGTTTCCGTACTGCTGAAGACTCTGTCGATTCAATAAAGCTGCCTGTAATCTCCTAAGAACCCTAGAAGAAAGCTAGAAATTGGTCTTTAGAAGTATCACGATCTACAAAGAGTCGATGCACTAACTCAGCTGGTGCAACGTCGACTACAAAGAGCCCAAGTCGCATTAGCTCCAAAGAATCGAACTGCAATTCTAGGTTCAAGTTACGGAACAGAGCTTAAAGATGGAGAGTTCAATATCCTCTCAAGTACCCTAAAAAGGATGCCAGGAGAATCTTGTTGAAGGTGTAGCTAGTCGAAAGGAAGACCACGTTCCATCAACTCGAAGACGAAGAACCTGCATCTTTATCTTGTCCCGATGCAACCGTAGTAGCTATTGATGGGGTCCTGATGGAGGAACGCGAGAACGGTGTACTCGCAGCTCGTGCCATCTTAGTTAAAGGAAACTGCTGAAGTTACAGGGAGAACGAAGTTTTACACGTCGTGCAATTAAACTTTTAGGGCCATTCAGTCACCCGGGCTGGTTGGGAGCTTGTTGACCCGCTAGCTCGTCCTACCATAAACGAAGTCGCGTTTCTTCAAGGGAAACAGCTCTTCCGAGTAGAAGGTAACTATCTTTGAAGGATAGTATAATAGAGCCCCGGAGGATGTCCAAATAGACGAGCTACTAAGAGGATAATCTGTATACGACGAGTTAGACCAAAGGACGTTGGGAAAGGAGCTAACAGGAATGTCCAGGTGTATTGCGAACTATAAAGAGACCAGGTGCGTCGCCAGGAATATTTTGTGCGGGTTGAATCTTGAAGTTGCGTGTGTTCAAAGGAAATAGCTGTTCCAAGTAGCCAAGAAGCTAGCAGTGTCTTCAACAGTGGGAGTGAACACCTCCCACGGCACTGCCAAAGTGGATTTCTCGCGGGAACAGGACAAGATGTCCTATCTTATTCACTTTCTGACACCGTGCAACGGACACTTTATCACACGAAAATCTCTCTTAATGGGATAACTTGTCCGTTGCCTGCCCGCGAACCGTTAAATCGAAAGCTCGAAGCTCCTCCCCTCCCTCTCAACAGCTTCAAAAGCTCAATCATCAAATCTGCCCCTAAGAAGTTCAGTGCAGAAAATTAGATTCGCTCTATTGGAAAAGTTTAGAGTCTTCCGTCGGGTCGGATGCTTTATAATTAACCGAGAGGACGAAGACCGGGGCTGTTCGTAATCGATATGTCGCGGTAAAAGTTGCCGAAGTTCTCGTCCTGGTAAATGTTTGCACTTGAACGCAGGTGCACGTGGCTCCCGGTATTAGTTCTCAGTCGTTGAAACGATTCTTTTTCTTCGAACGGTCCATTTACttcgaaatttatttcttgCTTCTGGGAAATTCGTTTTTGTTTTCTATGCTTTCCTGTCTGTAGAGTGTATAGTCCATTAACTGTTGTTAAAGATTTGCTGGCTGAAATAAAGATTAATGAATGTATTTGGTGGATTTATAATTTTACAATGATAAATGTACTGACGTGGAAACTATGGATGTACCTTTCGTTTTAAGAGAGTATATAGTCCATTAAATATTGTCAAAGATTTGTTAGGTGAGATAAAGATGGATGAATGGATTTGGTAGGATATAATCTTAAAATGGTGGATAGACTGGAATGGGGGTCCTAAATGGGTCAAACACCACAGCTTGATGGACGAAGCTTGTATAGTGGTTGTTATATGTTCAAATGTCTGCACtgtaaaatttcatttgaaaaagtCCATTAGAAAGTTCGAAGCCAGCCACGTTCTCTATAAACCTGTTACAGTGGTGGTTTTAGTGCATTGGCGGTTGAAGAATAAACATGGCGGCTGTATGTATGCGGTTATCAATGACAAAACATTTTTAGAAAGCGTATTTTTGCACTTAGTGTTATAAGAAAGTTATCATTAGATTGTGTGaaactataaatttatattcgtaCATTTTTATATGCTATGAACACAAAAAAGGTGGTTGACACCTTTATCTTATGATCATACGGCTTGCATCAACAGCTCGTATGACAGGTTTCTTATCGACTCGAAAACGACCCAGTTCGATATTCGACGTCGAACCAACGCGCAACGAGAAGAGCTTCAGG encodes the following:
- the LOC143210869 gene encoding uncharacterized protein LOC143210869, giving the protein MALLNRFAQLPDNNGTRVFSFIVTRTVIRDPTRDVTSKELVCGFQRWSVKFSQGNKMLGAYLVWRSASRNLRVYVDFTFTLLNRQHFSMNEGFSGKRVKFTCEASAQGKRNYISVTDLYNRNFVDTNGEFQLELAISNVRTVYMTELNIADKTKSFKLETDYFAFDGFDWNLVVYPHGNKDAATRAEGYQSHISVYLMRYSGIHHHCRVRYSVALGEGDRRIDSGPIEDLSDAEGCSFGWHPKVRWSEIAHKGVVRVSLEMVEARTICEVAVLACGPAPLPPASCYDRDEQAWTLRADLHSDTVRLHLVYKDIHNVPRNHLRYVSWSAYLLQDEEPISLPGVPFSRYYAQELVDEGIIMETNLDTNAVKDNQSLFLTEDGQLRIRLEWNESHLLFQATYHKYDDVCRIHNLQMRREIASLQADNYSLERQLFSYQKSLAYAQAQQQEQQQNQNQQHHSTPSHQSHLERSASTDTEYA
- the LOC143210867 gene encoding outer dynein arm-docking complex subunit 4-like, which produces MATSKDVVPIFFRDGITYREWGYYLARLNKYNLSEYYFAKAIQQGQDKDLRTYLGLCRTQVNYARYIRATATTKQCIKIDPTYSHVKQMQLATLFQVGEFEFSMVHAYQGYKKRQTNALKRGILLGTQTVEDCVGKNTHPKALLLLSPWIRDLQKHREMMIEKLKEEVDELADIDEEQARFKVDDPQLQAEAEIRKLQNYITKLYLGRLAWDKDFLQYVSDKPELVDHPNKRSVGLLLYHATNNYKRAMSRLHILRMRRPLYTFLFRRRAIPKGHKQMLESEKALRKNLIIIEADFLLHHLHKLRIRKDYVTFFHMVDRVKDKFDGHSLKMFPLKEKCLDAVYNMVAWAYIDTRDLRRLKSRELIKTYVKHHLGIRVAELPRDSDIAWVCPHSGKEALRLFRKRLAMASKPLELAWLFHELCKFFIDIRRFDLARFYAKKAKDMGEEAESVQWVLNVQHLILRIEISQNYRNEAKEAAVLALGSAKKLGLDFLCEFYMWILDMIDETDMDKMMMEQDPIATRQQLILDLMPDDMKPDVDYLWRSMDTVPAHRRLSVMPGCKPVDKKYRFPCKRISIMPRPSKDPEREARVAFLAKYELAKDRPGYIDFNEFD